A region from the Toxotes jaculatrix isolate fToxJac2 chromosome 2, fToxJac2.pri, whole genome shotgun sequence genome encodes:
- the LOC121200320 gene encoding P2Y purinoceptor 1: MVNVTEDGCIIPSVEYQYYLFPAVYILALVIGLPGNLVALFVFAFKITPRTAFSVYISNLALADIVILCTLPFRIHYHLNRNDWVFGDVTCRITGVLFFANIYMSICFMTCICVDRYMATVHPHSYLRMRSPWCSLVVSAVLWCVAAVAILVFILMGPLETNADQSGSHSCFENFAKNEWNTRLVAYSMLSLIFCSLLPSIIILVCYPLAARRISMIKTKTAQRAVRVIYTILAITLLCFLPNHVVYLLHLLRRIDVIKSCSAANAIYNARRVTMALVTLNTCLDPVLYYVTTSHCKWDRLKMTWLCGQIRRSRGVYTIAMS, translated from the coding sequence ATGGTGAATGTAACAGAAGACGGCTGCATCATCCCCTCAGTGGAGTACCAGTACTACCTTTTCCCAGCGGTCTACATTCTGGCTTTAGTTATAGGTCTACCTGGAAATCTGGTCGCCCTCTTCGTCTTCGCCTTCAAGATCACTCCTCGCACGGCCTTCAGTGTGTACATCAGTAACCTGGCTCTGGCAGACATCGTCATACTCTGCACTCTACCCTTCAGGATCCACTACCACCTTAACAGAAACGACTGGGTGTTTGGGGATGTCACCTGCCGTATCACGGGGGTCCTGTTCTTCGCCAACATCTACATGAGCATCTGTTTCATGACTTGTATCTGCGTGGATCGCTACATGGCCACTGTACATCCACACTCCTATCTGAGGATGCGCAGCCCATGGTGCTCTTTGGTTGTGAGTGCGGTGCTCTGGTGTGTCGCCGCAGTGGCTATACTGGTCTTCATCCTCATGGGACCTCTGGAAACCAATGCAGATCAATCTGGAAGCCACAGCTGTTTTGAGAACTTTGCCAAGAACGAGTGGAACACGCGTTTGGTGGCGTACAGCATGCTGAGCCTGatcttctgctctctgctgccctcCATCATCATCCTGGTGTGTTACCCGCTGGCTGCACGGCGCATTTCCATGATCAAGACTAAGACAGCCCAAAGAGCCGTGAGGGTCATTTACACCATCCTGGCTATCACGCTGCTCTGCTTCCTGCCCAACCATGTGGTGTACCTGCTGCACCTCCTTCGGCGCATAGACGTCATCAAGAGCTGCTCCGCTGCCAACGCCATCTACAACGCCAGGCGGGTCACCATGGCCCTCGTCACCCTCAACACATGCCTGGACCCAGTGCTTTACTACGTTACCACCAGCCACTGCAAATGGGATCGCTTAAAGATGACATGGCTGTGTGGGCAAATCAGGAGGAGCAGGGGTGTTTATACCATTGCCATGAGCTAA